One Candidatus Eisenbacteria bacterium genomic window, CACCCCTTTCCTTCGAAGAATCCCCCTTTGCGCACGTCCTCCTCGGAGAGGCCCAGCTCGCGAACGACTTCCGGGTGCAGCTTGATCTCGGTCTTGCAGGATGGGCACACCTTGCGCAAGAGCCGCTGGGCGCAGATGAGGTTGACCGACGAGGCCACAAGGAACGGCTCGATGCCCATGTCGATGATCCGGTTGACGGTGCTCGGGGCGTCGTTCGTGTGCAGGGTCGAGAGGACCAGGTGGCCGGTCAACGCTGCCTTCGTTGCGATCGAAGCGGTGTCGAGATCGCGGATCTCGCCGACCATGATGATGTTGGGGTCCTGCCGGAGGAAGGCCTTGAGGGAGGCAGAGAACGTGAGCCCCACCTCCTCGTGGATGAGCACCTGATTGATGCCTTCGAGGTTGTATTCGACGGGATCCTCCGCCGTCATGATGTTGGTCTCGGGGACGTTGATCTTCGAAAGCGCCGAGTAGAGCGTGGTCGTCTTTCCGCTCCCGGTCGGTCCCGTCACGAGCACCATGCCGTACGGCTGCGCGATCGCCCGCGAAAAATCGTTGAGCGCCTGTTCCTGGAATCCGAGCTTGTTGAGATCGATATTGAGGTTTCCCTTATCCAGAATTCGCATCACGACCTTCTCGCCGAAGATCGTCGGAAGGCTCGAGACGCGCAGGTCGATGGTGCGGCCGAGAAGGCGGAGCTTGATGCGTCCGTCCTGGGGCACGCGCCGTTCGGCGATATCGAGCTCGGCCATGATCTTCAGACGGGAAATGATCGCCGCCTTCATCCGGAAGGGAGGCGCCATCATCTCGTAGAGCGTACCGTCGATGCGGAACCGGACGCGGAGCAGCTTCTCGTACGGCTCGATGTGGATATCGCTCGCTCCCTTGCGGACCGCATCGGTGATGAGGGAGTTGACCAGCTTGACGACGGGGGCCTGTTCCGCTTCGCCGAGGAGCGTGACGTCGGGGGTCTCGTCCTCCTGCTCCTCGATGACCTCGATTTCGTCTTCCATCCCCTTCATCACGTTCTCGAAC contains:
- the pilB gene encoding type IV-A pilus assembly ATPase PilB, giving the protein MQQENVGLKLLEAKLIQPDALQKAQQQIKSGGGSITQALVKLGAITEENLAKFLSDLYSVPSVDLSNFAPDPSVCKLIPGDVANKFQIVPLSRSGRRLTVAMANPSNIFAIDDIKFITGFEVQPVVASEAAIKKAIDKAYDSVASFENVMKGMEDEIEVIEEQEDETPDVTLLGEAEQAPVVKLVNSLITDAVRKGASDIHIEPYEKLLRVRFRIDGTLYEMMAPPFRMKAAIISRLKIMAELDIAERRVPQDGRIKLRLLGRTIDLRVSSLPTIFGEKVVMRILDKGNLNIDLNKLGFQEQALNDFSRAIAQPYGMVLVTGPTGSGKTTTLYSALSKINVPETNIMTAEDPVEYNLEGINQVLIHEEVGLTFSASLKAFLRQDPNIIMVGEIRDLDTASIATKAALTGHLVLSTLHTNDAPSTVNRIIDMGIEPFLVASSVNLICAQRLLRKVCPSCKTEIKLHPEVVRELGLSEEDVRKGGFFEGKGCVDCNNTGYKGRSGVYEVFPVSPKIRDQILDRSSTSDIKKSAVADGMLTLRSDALIKLKKGITTAEEVLKETAADR